The Amphiura filiformis chromosome 1, Afil_fr2py, whole genome shotgun sequence nucleotide sequence TACCACAATTTGATTTGATTAGATTATCATGTGCCCCGGGCACTTAAATCAGTCATCTGGAGAGGGCACTTAATAATTGCCATATTCTTAAAGTCAAATATGACATTTTTCACAGGGGATGCTGATTAGGTCGTATACAGTACCTAAGGTTTGACACTAAGAGGGACAATATCTAATCAgatttttaaatggatttatttgAAATCCAGTGCAACAGCATGATGTTCAATATATTCCAGTAGAGCAACATGATGAGGTAACATAAAGTTTACATAAGCTACACAAGTGTTAAAAGTTACCACATCTTGCAGGATTTTATGTACCCACTGTATGTCCAAATCCACCAGACTCTTAACATTAAAATGGAATAGTTTGGATTTATGATGGGTTAAAGGATTTATGATATCATGTAAAGATTTGTGAAATCCACCCCTGATGACTAATAATTTGAGATTAATTTTCCTGTCTTTATCTCTTTTCTTTCAGAGCCAAAGTATTACCCAGACAGGCAGTCTTTCAGATCAGAACCAAGTAAGTAGTGACAGAAGTAATTATTGTGACAGCTGAAGAGAAGGGTTCTTAGAGCTTAACACCTCCCTAGATAACGTCGAAACCATTGCAAACTACGAACTTGGCAATTTCCTCTCATGAAGTACAAGGACAGAATTGTGTGTCATTTGTATGAGCAAGgctggaaacaaatgtttatttCCCAGATGGGGTAATCTAAAAGGGTGACCCCCATTTGAATatatcacactccctgtgtgggagataaagatcatgtcttccataggggtgtatggatttcaactggaatagcccattttgagacAGATTCTCATAATCAAAGACTCATCAGTTTTCTCATTTATAAATACAAATCTTGTGCCTTATTCACAGAGGGTAAATCCCTAAGAGATGATGTTACATTGGGCTCACTGGACCTGGATGCCGGCAGCAAGTTGTATTTCAAGGATTTGGGACCACAAGTAGGATGGTCCACAGTAAGTATATAATGTATAGTGCACACAATTACTTATCTCATGTTTACAACATTGGACAGGGATTCTCAATAGGTGGCCTGCGGACCAGATCTGACCCGTTGGCACTTGACCTGCTTTGAAATGTACCAGTAAACATAGCAGTATGTGTATTGGGCCTGCAAACATGGAACTTTGAAACTTGTTTTGCCCTTTCAAGGCCCGTAAGCAAATATTTGAAAACCTCTGATGTTGTGTGAGAACAATATAAGCTTAAGTTTGAGAAATTGTTTCAAGGTGTATTTATATGAGCTGTATTAAGAAGAGAAGGGGTATTTTCAAGTGATGCTTCTCATTCTTTTTGAACAAGGTAGTATTTATGAACTGTTGTTTAGCCTTTGTTCGGTTATTTAGAAAAGTACATATGTGACATGCTCTGATGAAATGGGCGTAAAGTCGTAAGTTGGGAGTTTGACGACATTCTAATTATTGAATTGCTGTTCTTTtttttgaagacacctgtatagtctgtggtatgtcctttgtgaaatGAATGGGGGTATTatatgctgtactctgtattcaattctgtccccattcacaaaggacataccactgccgatacaggtgtcttcaaacaaataacagcaactcaacagttggaatgtTTCAAAAAccccaacttgtgactttacactcattttgtgggagcaggtcacattttGTATAAGATTGTATTGCTTGAGCATTGGTCTAATCctaccaaggattctcgagtactaaggccaaaaaaaaaaaaaaaaagtttgtctcaaagctcacgagaaatttaaaaacaaatgcgaaatgcgatttttaaaaaaaattttattcccgactttttttcatggtattttgagaaaaaagtcttttccgcctatttttttttgaaataaaaaaatttccgcatttgttttttgtcaaatcgtggggtTTTAGAAACGCGCGTGcgaagctttgagacgaacctttttttttttggcctaatatactagaggataagccactcgtttgcgcaaatgaagtcagtcacacaccCAATGCacgatcatgcatgtgatggcatagctgtacccctgtacgtgtaggagtgtatcacctgtggaagagatgatgcatgtttacgtcatcatttaaaacaaattaaattgcgAAAACCGACAAACATTCGGTTGTttttttccattactatcatattttgaaaaaccaagtagctgagaagttagctcaatatgctcgGAAAATATTAtcttcgatgaccccatgttgacattggctaaatcagctgtatttttgctggaaagagtACGTAACTTAGCACTCGACgtccgccatcttggataaatttggtgtactgaaaatgcccagcaactgtcaatcaaatacgaactTGTCAATTTAATACGGGATAAGTCTGTTCCACTGTGGCATAAGTATGCACAACGTTGTTGTGCGAACGtgcgtaaattttaggctaaggtGCCTGAGCATTACCAGGACATTACTAGGTGTACTGAAAAAGCCTAgtaactgtcactcaaactgccgatgtgtcaattaaactgccgtaaagtgacttcactttttatacagggattgaatacgagtgtcacggccctgatcCTACCCAGTACAATATGCATACGGTGTCACTTGAATCAGAACAGGTACTAATAAAGATCACTCCTATTTTTTACAACAGGTATTCCTGGTTGAGTATGCTGGACCATTAGTTCTATACCTACTATTCTACATTAGACCAGCCATAGTATATGGAGCTGATGCGGCTACTAAGCCTAAAGATAAAGTTGTTGAGTAAGTtaaattcaaacaattttaaacagGAAAGTTTTATCGCTCAAGAAGATATACTAAAGGAGCACAAAATATAGATATTATTTTTCTTCTGTTTAATTTCTTAATTCACCAGGATAGTAAAAAAAAGATATCTAAAATATGTGCATTTTAGAAGAAACACCCATACCTGTAATTGGCGAGTCCATGTCACCGCACATGAAAGTTAATGCTATGAGCGTGTGTGCTAGCAGTGTATATGTCTCATACTCTCATCCCCATCCTAATGCGGCTTTGCATGCTATGGGTGAATGCAATGCATTGAGCACTCTGGGATCATGGTGTGCAATAAAAATTGAATGCACTTGGGCAGAGTGCATTAGCCTTTTTGCAGCTGAATGCTGatgctaaaaatagcaaaaataatcaaaattaattgaCTGTTCAAATGACAAGATTCTTTGTATGAGTTTTACAGAACAAAATACCTGAATGTATGAATAAGTTTTAGGGATGGGAATGTTAAACCCATGTACTGTTAAACTCACACATGATCCATGTTTTTCAATTGCAGTAAACGTGTGTACGCAAGTCATTTTATTATCATGGTATAATGCTTTGTCTTTGTATTCACAGTATTGCTGCATTTTGTTGGACCCTTCACTATGCAAAACGGCTATTGGAAACCATCTTTGTCCACCGATTTTCACACGCCACCATGCCTATATTAAACATATTTAAGGTATGTGTAATTGATTTCACAAGCAACTGCGATCAGTGCACTTTGGGAATGGAGGAATGTCTTCAAAACCCTATCGCTAGTCGACCACCGACTCCATGGCAGAATGGGTGATTGGGCCTGGTTTCTAGTGTTTGGAACAGTAGAACAGGTTAAACTAATGGTTTGCCACTTAATTGCCAGAATGTCGGCGGTCAACCAGTGTTTAGGTTTTGAGGCCGTCCTTTTCAATTCACCACTCACCAGTTTAGGTATTTGCAATGTCAGTGCATGTAGTTGtccaaaaagtacaattttaacaacaaaataataatataattgatAAGTAACTGTGATTATACTATGCTTCAGCCAGCCAGGCTGCCACCTCATAATGGCACGCTTAGTATATTCCATTCACAGGCAATGGTGGTTTGTGGATATGAATGCAATGGAGTAAGCTTAAATCAATTATGGCCttgatttgctaagaattgaacTGGCTGCTTGTCTGTCTCATCAAACCTCTCTAACATCTCTTCAATAATGACAGAGGTTACATACATAATGCCTGAAGCAGGGTGCAAACCAAAGGATTTATGAAGCCTGTGGTCCATATTCCTTCCTCGAgacagtaatttagatattgtttttcattgtatttctAAACATAATGATAATAAGTGtataaaagtacatattttcagaaaggaaaggaCACAGGGAATCCAACTAACATAATAGAGTCTTGTAAAAATTAGCAGTtcttgagaaaatcacaaaatttgattttactttactcgAGGAAGGCATACAGACTATAGTTAGAAATGTTACAACAAATTTTTGTGAAAAGGACACGCCTTTTTGTACCTGTAATGAAAATGGAAGTTAGCAAAAAGTACAAGATCTTACGACTATGGACGCCCAGCGAATTAGTGATGTCAACACGTTGATGCAGCTTTTAACCCCCCTTACTTAAAACTAGTTTCATTCTCAGGTCCTCATTAATCTTTTAATGTGTTTCCAAAGTACACATGAGCAGTAAAATTAATAACAACAAATTTTATCAAGgcatatttgtatatatatatatagagtatTGTTAAAGAGGTACTGACTTGGTCTTTGATTGACTAGCagtttgttatagttttgtcTATCATGTGATCAGACTagtgggtcagttgcctgatgaagtctggtggttacAAACACAAGTTGCAAAATGTAAGTCCCAGTATTAGATTTTTTTTCTAAACTCAATTTGTTATTGTCTGTGAAAGAAGTATCTACATGTAACAGTTACGTTCAAGTGATAAAATGTTTAATTCATTGCCATTTATTTCTTATTCTTTGATAGAACTCTGGTTATTATTGGGGCTTCACAGCATTTGTTGCATACTTCATTAACCACCCACTGTACACACCCCCAGGTAAgcttacttaaaggagtatttcgtgatcctagcatcctctttttatgacatttttcagtacatatccacgaaaaaagcatattcccaaaatttcagttgattccgatattgcgtttgggagttatgcatgattatgtgtattacactgcgccagttgattcatagttgtgtgcccttaaggtgcactgagcctggatgggctctccctctctgtctctgcactcgtggaagctacatgtgcctggttgtgattatcacattagattaatccctaatccttttattggcgtggtgacagcttggattgaaaccagtcatctctgaagtctctcagctgaccttcctggcttaaattggtggtcatcttgaaccctaaatgtgtgatctttcacaagactgtgagcgaccagtaagcttaaaacagtaagcttaagcctgcaaggctgcatattagcttttattctggttcacatacacgagtgtaaaaacaatcagcaatggccacaacacatcgtgcgcccgaagcaatggcctctaacaaagaacgaaacaataaactcatttgaaagctggaaaCATAACCTCCAGTATACACTGTCATTAGACCCAAGCTTTTCTCCCTACTTGGTTGAAGGAGGCGGTATGGGGCAAAAGTCAAAAACTTCCCTCTTGAGGTCTCACTAACGACGGTGAGGACATACaggaagcccaaaggaaaacagcagtccagaaaaatgctgcattggagcttatgcttggacaaatagccaactattgtccaattatctcacgaaatacaatactcaaaaactgcaccagcctgaaaagcgatatggcaagccatccgtctccattttggcttccaaacaacaggtggccacttcctagagttcaacaatattacccttggccctgatgaacggccagaggacttgtaccagcgtctagtagcattcaccgaagacaacctcatgcgtgaaggaggcggtatcagtcaccatgaccaagtcatcgatgaagatgaggagattacgcctacactcgaaaactttgtagtgttaacgtggttgcgtcttataaaccctgatctgcccgattagtaaagcagcgatgcggtacagagctaagatccgcaccttggcttctatcaaagccgaaatttctcaagctctggattcgctcctggatgagctgagctcaagcgatgctgctcgcagcatgcgcactagtagtcagcgtagagcgatgcctaaattgaaagctaagaaatcatttggtaaatcctgccctctgtgtgagcaagctggtcggcatgaccatccgcatttcttaagcgagtgctcgtacctccctgaaaaggacagaaaatacctggcctgcgctcgtcagcttaacatccttgatgattgtgacagcgactcagatttagcatgcgcctttgttgaccaatctgaccttagtgcgcagcccaatgttcagacagcgctgcgaattcatgttgatcagtctccttatgtagatgcattccataagcaccatgcggtccgcatcaccattgacagtggatccactggtaatctcattcgcgaaaacactgtccaacgattaggatgccccattcatcagagttcgcagtctgcccgtcaagctgatgggtcatcccctcttaaggtagttggggaaacaaccctcacctttactcgtgacagacactcctttgtctttaaaggtctagttgttagagaccttgacgaagaaatccttgcaggtattcccttcatgaaatgcaatgatgtcgCAAATTAAGCcctgctaagaaccaaatcatcttgacagatggtacaattatcacttatggcgccaacaagagccccaaatcccagcacactgttaaatcgtgcccatatacttcgtggaccttctcaaaacactaccatatggccaggctcatacgttgaggtaaatctccctgcagacatcgttgaatcagatgctacttttgccattgagcCCGTGTTGATACCCCCGCTTTCGGTAGGTTCCTACCGCCCAAACAAGCCTGGCCCAAGcctgatgtaatcacaagtattgcaggcagggttcgcattcccaacaatactggtgtgccacttgtcatcagaaagcatgaacatcttggccagatacacactgttttttcaccatcactaacttctaagccatcacacactgctgcagcagcatcagtcaGTGTCCCAAAGCCCAGTTCACCGGTTAAAGAGGGACtgggttgaccaggcaaactttcaagggtaacccaattaagtaggcttaaaatatattcAAGCCAATGTTTAGTtattgttcacctctataccaacaaactttacacagctcctaacttaatgtgttttccagatatttatagtggcctttaactactcagctgctgttgcccttgacccagatggtatacttggcacttgtgagcaatccaacttccgcagtcttctcgatgagtacgatgaggtttttgaccctagtttcccaggttacaatggtgctgtcggccctttcaaatctgtggttaatatggGACCGGTCCAACCCCCCAACGCATAAAGGTCGTCTcccattgtatgcacaggataaactccaagagttgcaatcaaagtttgatcagcttgaaaaagcaggcgtctttgctagacctgaagatgtcggtgtgtgtgtcgaataccttaacccgtcctttcttgtcaagaagcctaatggaggctttcgtctggttactgcatttgctgatgtcggtagatatagcaagccacaaccctctctaatgcccaatgtggactcaacattgcgttcaattgccaaatggaagtatttgattgccactgacttgactagtgctttctaccaaatccctttatcccatgagtccatgaaatactgtggtgttgcaactcccttacgtggggtgcgtgtgtatacacggtgtgccatgggtatgccaggttctgaaacagcccttgaggaactgatgtgtcgtgtccttggtgacctcttagagaaaggtgtcgtagcaaaactcgctgatgacttgtactgtggtggtaatactgtggatgaacttgttgagaattggcgtcaagttttgcaagctttgtctaagtctggagttcgtctttctgcttccaaaacagtcatttgcccccaaagacagtaattctgggttggatttggtcaaatggaaccctttgtgctagcccccatagcatcgccacactttccagctgctcgcctccaagcaaagttggtggcatgcggtccttcatcggtgcatacaaggttctggcccgtgtcattcagaattgtgccagtctggtagccccattagatgatgctattgcagggcaccaatcaactgcagagcttacatggtctgatagtctgcatactgcttttcacaaggctcaagcagcactgtcttccgctagggcagtcacacttccccatcccaatgatcagctttggatcattactgatggatccgtgaagaaacatagcattgggtcgacattgtatatttccaatgacaaactcttcctcgccgggttcttcagtgctaaattgcgtgatcgacagccaacatggttaccctgcaaaattgaggcgctgtctatttctgcctccaccaagcacttcagtccctatgttattcagtccaaacacaagacatgtatcctcactgacagcaaaccttgtgttcaggcatatgaaaagctctgcggggtgagttttcagccagtcctcgcgtgtccacattcctctccactgtcagtcgtttccaagcatctgttcgtcatcttgcaggatcagctaacacccctcagactttgctagtcgtaatgcccctgactgcactgagcccacttgtcaaatatgctcctttatcaagcgtgaagaggaagcaactgtccttcgtgtttccgcacatgacattctgtccgggaaagctaagctcccctttgccagcaaagcagcctggcatgctattcagcaggaatgcccggatctgcgacgaacacatgctcatctagttcagggcactcgcccttcaaagaaagctacttctgtcaaagatgtgaagcgctatttgcaggttgcatctatcgctagagatggcctacttgttgttcgtcgtgatcaaccattgtccccaacttcgcgattgtattgttgttcccagacaggtcttaaatggtcttctcactgccctgcacatccaacttgaccatccctccaaacatcagctcagtttggtgacccagcgttacttttatgctcttgatatggacaaggctattgatcaagtgacatcaacttgtcaccagtgtgcttctctgtccaatgcccctaagacattgatcgagcagtcctcaagtgaccctcccgatgcagttggcatttcttttgcagctgatatcctgaagcgtagccgccagctagtccttgtgctgcgcgaaacctcaacgtcctacacagcttcttgcattgtcgagaatgaacaacatggcacgttgcgtgatgccctgattcaattgtgcattgaactttgtccacttgatggcccccctgcagtcattcgtactgacccagcaccagggtttgttcgactcgccaatgacaaacttctcacacgttaccatctatcggttgagatcggtcgtattaaaaataataacaagaatcctgttgctgagaaagccattcgtgagcttgaagatgagttgctcagacaagattctacaggtggtccggctacagtattatcacttgccattgctactgcagcccttaatactagcatcagatcccgaggtctttcagcccgtgagatgtggtttcagcgagaccagtttaccaatgagcaggttcctttcactgattgtcaaatgattcaggcccagcatgccttgcgaaaagccaaccacccacacagtgctcattcaaaggccccattagcctctgcctccccagcagcagagttggaggttggtgatcttgtctacctctactcagatcgcaagaaatctcatgctagagatcgctacttagtcactactatcgaaggcccatggtgcaacatccgcaaatttgtgggttctcagcttcgaatacttcttatcgtatcaagaaatctgagtgctttaaggtccagtattatcctgacctggattctcgtccctttcccaagtcgtctccacccaccgaggattcgagtttgttgaagtggtccctgaatgtactcctccagagccttctttcatacctggcgagttgtccacacctgctacttgtgaccccctgcccaggaatgctaATCATTCGCACCCCAGTTCTGAGTCAGATCCTCGCGATCCCTTGCGCGATAGCGATCATAGCCCCAGCAATACCTACGGTTTGGTTGCACAGTCAaatccatgtaccggtaacagcagtgaggttagtgaaagtatcccccaagctagtatggttggccctgagatcatgccaccattgctcacacaaaggcgttccgcgcaccctcacaaacttcctgagcacctgaaagactatgtgttaaactaaatggacaggtcactgtgtactaggacattaatccatcatcggtgtcctcctatatggtcacttcattgaactttgaactgatttcacgtatgtcatttggaattctaaaagaaaactctggaactggcgtttacttctttgaactttgaaccattttacattcatgttgaatgtcagtttgtcattgcagacaaaaagactcttgaactgttgatgttattgactgttggcacattgcctattttgagtgttctaaccagcagtgtcttcattcacataagctgttagattggtttctgcaagtcagttgttagtagtagttgtttagtagtgttatcctcacttccttgtgaggaaagtgatccttttttttttttttttttttttttttttttttttttttttttttcttaaaaaaaaacaaaaagagagaaagaggtaattcgccagttgattcatagttgtgtgcccttaaggtgcactgagcctggatgagCTCTcgctctctgtctctgcactcgtggaagctacatgtgcctggttgtgattatcacattagattaatccctaatccttttattggcgctgctccatagacaatacgttgtaatttcgttctggtgcaccaaaacgaaattcaaatttcatgatagctttgctaaacaaattaatctgcaagaaatattttgtacataaacattatgtagccagaggtttccagtgatataaaaatctcaactttttttttgagaaaagtgggggatgaggctgtggatcaggaaatgcccttttaaagcccTGTTTGATGTTTCTCTGTTTATATATTGCCACGGGAAAAAAATGGGCACAGCAGCCTttattccaaacttttttttaccATTGGGTCAGGGTTGAGCTGGTGGTGGCCGGCATAGCACACCACTCAGTATTGAAGCCACCGCTTAACTGCAATTTTAGCACTGAAGCCCACCACTCACTTAAAATagaggccaaaattgcacaattttattaaCTTTGTCaagaattttgttaattttgaccaaaaaaatcgcCTAATATGCAAGAtcttcatcaaatgccacccagctcTAAAAATATCCTAGCTGTAACCCTGGTCAGGTATCAGTGACTCTGTGAATGAAAACATTGCTGTTTTCTTTTTACCAGCCGTTTAAGTCGGTCTCGATTTGGTTGTGATTGTGTGATGTCTACATGTGATGGGTCAGGGTCTAATACAGAAAAAATGTGCCTAAATTTAATGTGACCATTATCAAATGGAAAGGAAGAAACTATAGTTTTGAAGATGATAATCAGGGCTAGAAATAGTGCGGAATCCTGGCAGCTCCAGGAATACTACAGATTTGTACAGAAATTGTGCTcttcaaataaagaaatatagagAATTGAATTAATATgtaaacattttaattgttttCAGCATATGGGGACTTACAGGTGTACGGAGGCTTAGCTGCATTTTTGGTAAGTACACACATAcccaaatttgttcatttttgggtcatttctTTTTcagttgtttttttttaatgtaaaaactaTTCTTAATGCAAATAGATTGTGATGGGACCTGCAAACGTTTGATTTATTTATGTTAATTCTGTCCCTGTTTCATGCAGTTGCTAAAGTCCAGTGCCCTTTTTAAAACCTCTCGCCAAAAGTCTGATCGTTTGGATATATTATGTTTTTCTATTTTTCCAATTTGACAGTTCAATGAATTTGGCAACCTCTGTATTCATCTAGCACTGCGTAAC carries:
- the LOC140161723 gene encoding probable very-long-chain enoyl-CoA reductase art-1 — encoded protein: MEISVVDGRSGKTLSTLTDLFENSTIGDVKRQFYQRKPKYYPDRQSFRSEPKGKSLRDDVTLGSLDLDAGSKLYFKDLGPQVGWSTVFLVEYAGPLVLYLLFYIRPAIVYGADAATKPKDKVVDIAAFCWTLHYAKRLLETIFVHRFSHATMPILNIFKNSGYYWGFTAFVAYFINHPLYTPPAYGDLQVYGGLAAFLFNEFGNLCIHLALRNLRPAGSTQRRIPYPTGNPMTQLFSFVSCPNYTYEAGAWISFSIMTQCVPALLFTLAGLYQMTVWAMGKHRNYKREFKEYPRGRKSIIPFLI